A region of Procambarus clarkii isolate CNS0578487 chromosome 93, FALCON_Pclarkii_2.0, whole genome shotgun sequence DNA encodes the following proteins:
- the LOC138359810 gene encoding mucin-22-like, whose amino-acid sequence MDKVWRLMLFAGVLWLVVGISDSATTLTKPNGSTTASTKPGESITTTKSSESINASTKPGESITTTKSSESINASTKPRESISASTKPRESISASTKPRESITTTKPRESINASTKPRESISASTKPRESISASTKPRESINASTKPRESISASTKPRESITTTKPRESVNASTKSRESITTTKPRESVNASTKSRESITTTKPRESVNASTKSRESITTTKPSERTTASRKPRESINASTKPRESITTTKPRESISASTKLRESISASTKPRESISASTKPSESTTASRKPSESTTASRKPSESSTASRKPSESTTASRKPSESTTASTKPSESTTASTKPSDNKRRDSLDVSAALPKKDTVSGESTVPEKGTTFESVALVFREGEEERAAPLGLRVHPRQATVGEEVLVTLKEASETGAGGRWQLEFGDGSPKVTGVFSSSVVTRGHTYSQEGVYEVKAAVRDQYGWKTSSKTVTVVSGTSSRGNTRLPKGAYVFLLVFLAITAASCLLLPFPMYMTVTALSEARNKSKQNWTSDLEKTGRPTEAEIPKPARVGQITKPTHLVLPGMPIVNM is encoded by the exons ATGGACAAG GTGTGGAGATTAATGCTGTTTGCAG GAGTATTGTGGCTGGTTGTTGGGATCAGTGATAGCGCCACGACTCTAACAAAACCCAATGGAAGCACCACTGCTTCTACAAAACCCGGAGAAAGTATCACTACAACAAAATCCAGTGAAAGTATCAATGCTTCTACAAAACCCGGAGAAAGTATCACTACAACAAAATCCAGTGAAAGTATCAATGCTTCTACAAAACCCAGAGAAAGTATCTCTGCTTCTACAAAACCCAGAGAAAGTATCTCTGCTTCTACAAAACCCAGAGAAAGTATCACTACAACAAAACCCAGAGAAAGTATCAATGCTTCTACAAAACCCAGAGAAAGTATCTCTGCTTCTACAAAACCCAGAGAAAGTATCTCTGCTTCTACAAAACCCAGAGAAAGTATCAAtgcttctacaaaaccaagagaaAGTATCTCtgcttctacaaaaccaagagaaAGTATCACTACAACAAAACCCAGAGAAAGTGTCAATGCTTCTACAAAATCCAGAGAAAGTATCACTACAACAAAACCCAGAGAAAGTGTCAATGCTTCTACAAAATCCAGAGAAAGTATCACTACAACAAAACCCAGAGAAAGTGTCAATGCTTCTACAAAATCCAGAGAAAGTATCACTACAACAAAACCTAGTGAAAGAACGACTGCGTCTAGAAAACCAAGAGAAAGTATCAAtgcttctacaaaaccaagagaaAGTATCACTACAACAAAACCCAGAGAAAGTATCTCTGCTTCTACAAAACTCAGAGAAAGTATCTCTGCTTCTACAAAACCCAGAGAAAGTATCAGTGCTTCAACAAAACCCAGTGAAAGCACCACTGCTTCTAGAAAACCCAGTGAAAGCACCACTGCTTCTAGAAAACCCAGTGAAAGCTCCACTGCTTCTAGAAAACCCAGTGAAAGCACCACTGCTTCTAGAAAACCCAGTGAAAGCACCACTGCTTCTACAAAGCCCAGTGAAAGCACCACTGCTTCAACAAAACCCAGCGATAATAAAAGAAGGGATTCCTTAGATGTGTCGGCGGCGCTGCCCAAGAAAGACACTGTGTCAGGAGAAAGCACTGTGCCAGAGAAAGGCACTACATTCGAGTCTGTGGCACTGGTGTTTCGAGAAGG cgagGAGGAGAGGGCAGCGCCCCTGGGGCTCCGGGTTCACCCTCGTCAAGCCACCGTGGGGGAGGAGGTCCTGGTCACCCTTAAG GAAGCGAGTGAAACAGGCGCAGGAGGCCGATGGCAACTGGAATTCGGTGATGGATCTCCCAAGGTTACTGGCGTGTTCT cctccaGCGTGGTGACCCGGGGTCACACCTACTCACAGGAGGGCGTGTACGAGGTCAAGGCGGCGGTCAGAGACCAATATGGATGGAAGACGTCTTCCAAGACGGTGACTGTCGTGTCAGGCACCTCCTCCAggggcaacacacgct TACCCAAGGGCGCCTACGTattcctgctggtgttcctggcgATCACCGCCGCCTCCTGCCTCCTCCTGCCGTTCCCTATGTACATGACGGTCACAGCCTTGTCCGAGGCGAGAAATAAGTCGAAGCAGAATTGGACTTCAGACCTGGAGAAGACTGGACGTCCTACTGAAGCAGAGATTCCTAAACCTGCTAGAGTTGGTCAGATAACGAAACCGACGCATCTTGTTCTTCCCGGAATGCCTATAGTTAATATGTAG
- the LOC123746885 gene encoding uncharacterized protein isoform X2, which produces MERKAQLSRRERDGPCGRLSGRVVLVAVVVVVVVVCVVVTVVVCLPSASPHTHEDCGIPTDDCLEEMLLGSPMWDDPQLLQVVKEEFLRPPEAASPTTPVSEDHLTKDDLEIVRKVTAMIGEVEFIVAATGESPALVGMLGKTGLWLDPRPEDQPGHSPVPHLWYSHACLSDTVPYLNKQKQQCISLASLLVALGRPSVDLVLAHALKPSSVFHALCTQYTHPVKAVMMNQMSLQDLLLDQYRDCFVNQYGLGNSTIIFLKQ; this is translated from the exons ATGGAGCGGAAGGCCCAATTGTCTCG CCGTGAAAGAGACGGACCCTGTGGCAGACTATCAGGCAGGGTGGtgttggtagcggtggtggtagtggttgtggtggtgtgtgtggtggtgactgtggtggtctgTCTCCCCAGCGCCTCGCCACACACTCACGAGGACTGTGGCATCCCTACAG ATGACTGTCTTGAGGAGATGTTGCTGGGTTCCCCCATGTGGGACGACCCCCAGCTATTGCAGGTGGTGAAGGAGGAGTTCCTGAGACCacctgaggcagcctcccccacaacacctgtctcgGAGGACCACCTGACTAAGGACGACCTGGAGATTGTGCGGAAGGTAACAGCAATG ATAGGAGAGGTGGAATTTATTGTGGCGGCGACGGGGGAGTCCCCAGCACTGGTGGGGATGCTGGGGAAGACGGGACTGTGGCTCGACCCCAGACCAGAGGACCAGCCAGGTCATTCTCCTGTCCCCCACCTCTGGTATTCACACGCTTGCCTCTCCGATACCGTCCCCTACCTA AACAAGCAGAAGCAGCAGTGTATCAGCCTAGCGTCCCTACTGGTCGCCCTGGGGCGTCCCTCCGTTGACCTGGTCCTCGCTCACGCCCTCAAGCCCTCCAGTGTCTTCCACGCCCTGTGTACTCAGTACACCCATCCTGTCAAG GCGGTGATGATGAATCAGATGAGTCTCCAAGACCTGCTCCTGGACCAGTACCGAGACTGTTTCGTCAATCAGTACGGCCTCGGCAACAGTACCATCATCTTCCTCAAACAGTAG
- the LOC123746885 gene encoding uncharacterized protein isoform X1 — protein MERKAQLSRRERDGPCGRLSGRVVLVAVVVVVVVVCVVVTVVVCLPSASPHTHEDCGIPTEDDCLEEMLLGSPMWDDPQLLQVVKEEFLRPPEAASPTTPVSEDHLTKDDLEIVRKVTAMIGEVEFIVAATGESPALVGMLGKTGLWLDPRPEDQPGHSPVPHLWYSHACLSDTVPYLNKQKQQCISLASLLVALGRPSVDLVLAHALKPSSVFHALCTQYTHPVKAVMMNQMSLQDLLLDQYRDCFVNQYGLGNSTIIFLKQ, from the exons ATGGAGCGGAAGGCCCAATTGTCTCG CCGTGAAAGAGACGGACCCTGTGGCAGACTATCAGGCAGGGTGGtgttggtagcggtggtggtagtggttgtggtggtgtgtgtggtggtgactgtggtggtctgTCTCCCCAGCGCCTCGCCACACACTCACGAGGACTGTGGCATCCCTACAG AAGATGACTGTCTTGAGGAGATGTTGCTGGGTTCCCCCATGTGGGACGACCCCCAGCTATTGCAGGTGGTGAAGGAGGAGTTCCTGAGACCacctgaggcagcctcccccacaacacctgtctcgGAGGACCACCTGACTAAGGACGACCTGGAGATTGTGCGGAAGGTAACAGCAATG ATAGGAGAGGTGGAATTTATTGTGGCGGCGACGGGGGAGTCCCCAGCACTGGTGGGGATGCTGGGGAAGACGGGACTGTGGCTCGACCCCAGACCAGAGGACCAGCCAGGTCATTCTCCTGTCCCCCACCTCTGGTATTCACACGCTTGCCTCTCCGATACCGTCCCCTACCTA AACAAGCAGAAGCAGCAGTGTATCAGCCTAGCGTCCCTACTGGTCGCCCTGGGGCGTCCCTCCGTTGACCTGGTCCTCGCTCACGCCCTCAAGCCCTCCAGTGTCTTCCACGCCCTGTGTACTCAGTACACCCATCCTGTCAAG GCGGTGATGATGAATCAGATGAGTCTCCAAGACCTGCTCCTGGACCAGTACCGAGACTGTTTCGTCAATCAGTACGGCCTCGGCAACAGTACCATCATCTTCCTCAAACAGTAG
- the LOC138359811 gene encoding keratin-associated protein 9-1-like has protein sequence MRKTCGSTQYLNKTCGSTQYLGKTCESIQCMRKICGSTKYLNKTCGSTQYLKKTCESTQYLNKTCGSTQYLKKTCESTQYLGKTCESTQYLKKTCGSTQYLKKTCGSTQYFNKTCGSTQYLNKTCESTQYLNKTCGSTQYLNKTCGSTQYLTKTCGSSQYLRKTYGSTQYMRKSYRCTQY, from the coding sequence ATGAGGAAGACTTGTGGGTCCACCCAGTACTTGAACAAGACTTGTGGGTCCACCCAGTACTTGGGGAAGACTTGTGAGTCCATCCAGTGCATGAGGAAGATTTGTGGGTCCACCAAGTACTTGAACAAGACTTGTGGGTCCACCCAGTACTTGAAAAAGACTTGTGAGTCCACCCAGTACTTGAACAAGACTTGTGGGTCCACCCAGTACTTGAAAAAGACTTGTGAGTCCACCCAGTACTTGGGGAAGACTTGTGAGTCCACCCAGTACTTGAAAAAGACTTGTGGGTCCACCCAGTACTTGAAAAAGACTTGTGGATCCACCCAGTACTTTAACAAGACTTGTGGGTCCACCCAGTACTTGAACAAGACTTGTGAGTCCACCCAGTACTTGAACAAGACTTGTGGGTCCACCCAGTACTTGAACAAGACTTGTGGGTCCACCCAGTACTTGACGAAGACTTGTGGGTCCTCCCAGTACTTAAGAAAGACTTATGGGTCCACCCAGTACATGAGGAAGTCTTATAGGTGCACCCAGTACTAG
- the LOC123746886 gene encoding acanthoscurrin-1 yields MRHFVVLAALVLAVCVLAPAHAHRPYGGSKGGIGGGHLGGSGGFGGGGGGFGGGGSGFGGGGGIGKPSVGGGGGFGGGGIGGGKPIGIGGGGGFGGGGGFGGGSGFGGGVGLKPNVGGGGGFGGGGGGFGGGGGGFGGGKLTGGGIGGGGGGFGGSKGYGK; encoded by the coding sequence ATGCGTCACTTCGTGGTCTTGGCCGCTCTGGTGTTGGCTGTCTGCGTCCTGGCTCCGGCACACGCCCACCGTCCCTATGGTGGTAGTAAAGGAGGCATCGGTGGTGGCCatttgggtggcagtggtggctttggaggcggtggtggtgggtttgGTGGAGGCGGTAGTGgctttggaggaggaggaggaattggTAAGCCAAGTGTAGGAGGCGGAGGTGGCTTTGGAGGAGGTGGTATTGGAGGTGGTAAGCCCATtggcattggtggtggtggtggttttggaggaggaggtggttttgGAGGAGGAAGTGGCTTTGGAGGAGGTGTAGGTCTCAAGCCCAATGTAGGAGGCGGTGGTGGCTTTGGAGGAGGCGGTGGTGGCTTTGGAGGAGGCGGTGGTGGCTTTGGAGGTGGTAAGCTCACTGGCGGTGGAATTGGAGGAGGCGGTGGTGGCTTTGGCGGAAGCAAAGGCTACGGAAAGTAA
- the LOC123746890 gene encoding uncharacterized protein → MRHFVVLAALVLAVCVLAPSHAQRPYGGYGGGFKGGIKGGGFKGGSGGGFGGGGSGDKLIGKPGGGGGGGGFGGGGGIGGGGKDHIGGGGGGIGGGGGIGGGGGIGGGGGFGGGGGIGGGGKDHIGGGGGGIGGGGGIGGGGGIGGGGGGGGFGGGGGIGGGGKDHIGGGGGGGGFGGGGGIGGGGKDHIGGGGGGIGGGGGIGGGGGGGFGGGGKDHIGGGGIGGGGGIGGGIGGGKGEIGGGGGGFGGGKGEIGGGGIGGGFGGGKGEIGGGGGGIGGGFGGGKGEIGGGGGIGGGGGGGGIGGGGGGGIGGGFGGGGGGIGGGFGGGKGEIGGGGGGIGGGFGGGKGEIGGGGIGGGGGFGGGGGGIGGGKGEIGGGGGIGGGIGGGGIGGGGGYGGSKGGGGGRKGYGR, encoded by the exons ATGCGTCACTTCGTGGTCTTGGCTGCTCTGGTGTTGGCTGTCTGCGTCCTGGCCCCGTCACACGCCCAGCGGCCCTATGGCGGCTATGGTGGTGGCTTTAAAGGCGGTATCAAGGGCGGAGGCTTTAAAGGAGGCAGCGGAGGTGGGTTTGGAGGCGGCGGCAGTGGCGACAAATTAATTGGCAAgcccggtggcggtggcggcggtggtggttttggaggtggtggtggcattggAGGCGGTGGTAAAGACCACATTGGAGGCGGCGGTGGCGGCATTGGAGGCGGTGGCGGCATTGGAGGCGGCGGCGGCATTGGAGGCGGTGGTGgttttggaggtggtggtggcattggAGGCGGTGGTAAAGACCACATTGGAGGCGGCGGTGGCGGCATTGGAGGTGGTGGCGGCATTGGAGGCGGCGGCGGCAttggaggcggcggcggcggtggtggttttggaggtggtggtggcattggAGGCGGTGGTAAAGACCACAttggaggcggcggcggcggtggtggttttggaggtggtggtggcattggAGGCGGTGGTAAAGACCACATTGGAGGCGGCGGTGGCGGCATTGGAGGCGGCGGCGGCAttggaggcggcggcggcggtgggttTGGAGGCGGTGGTAAAGACCACATTGGAGGCGGCGGCATCGGAGGCGGCGGCGGCATTGGAGGTGGCATTGGTGGAGGTAAAGGTGAAattggaggtggcggcggtggcttTGGTGGAGGCAAAGGTGAAATTGGAGGCGGTGGCATTGGAGGTGGCTTTGGAGGAGGCAAAGGCGAAAttggaggcggcggcggcggcattgGAGGTGGTTTTGGTGGAGGCAAAGGTGAAATTGGAGGCGGCGGCGGCATTGgaggaggcggcggcggcggcggcattggaggaggcggcggcggcggcattgGAGGTGGCTTTGGAGGAGGCGGCGGCGGCATTGGAGGTGGCTTTGGAGGAGGCAAAGGCGAAATTGGAGGCGGTGGCGGCGGCATTGGAGGTGGTTTTGGTGGAGGCAAAGGTGAAATTGGAGGCGGGGGCATTGGAGGCGGCGGCGGCTTTGGAGGAGGCGGCGGCGGCATTGGAGGAGGCAAAGGCGAAATTGGAGGCG GCGGCGGCATTGGAGGTGGCATTGGAGGCGGCGGCATTGGAG GCGGCGGCGGCTACGGTGGAAGCAAAGGGGGTGGAGGTGGAAGGAAAGGCTACGGAAGGTAA